From Dendropsophus ebraccatus isolate aDenEbr1 chromosome 10, aDenEbr1.pat, whole genome shotgun sequence:
aattgtaataaaaagcgatcaaaaagtcgcatatgtgcaatcaaggtaccgatagaaagaacacatcatggcgcaaaaactgacacctgacacagccccatagaccaaaggataaaggcgttataagcctgggaatggagcgattttagggaacatatttAGGTTAACAATGGttggaattttttacaagccaagagttagatgttatatatcgttgtaatcgttactagttgaggaacatatataacaagtcagttttacctcagggcgaacggtgtaaaaaaaaaaaaaacaaacaaaatgcgttgtttttttcaccacacttttttttttcttctggttttgcagtgttttttatgaaaaaactcagcctgtcattgcaaagtacaattagtggcacaaaaaataagggctcatgtgggtctctaggtgaaaaaatgcaacagctatgGCCTTCTATACGGAATTGGCCCAGTCTTTAAGGGTATAATATACCCCCTAGTGTGCCTTTCATCTTAATAATACCCCTTATGCTGTCCgcctcagtataaatgcccccctgcatgctgtgcccctggtaataatgtcccccatgctgtgcaccAAAAAGTTCTACTCATCTAAATCGGTCtgtgtggctgcagagagcagctctccttcctcttcgggctccatctagCGAGCTGCGGGGACAGAACCTCCCGCAGGCATGATGACGTCAACATCttcacgcctgccggagaagtCACGTCCCGGAGTCCCagaggctgctggcatgaagtgccggcggcctatgggattgaatgtaggagcaggacgctgacaggtgctgctcctacattctgctcaattgaatgttctgcccgctcactgtgtgagtgGGCAGAACATCAAACCAATCggtatatccctagaagctgcgcggccgcagcttctaggggtAATAGTCACAGTGTCACAATTCCTactgggatcccgcggcaccgCTGGCAGGTTCTTCCGGCACCCTGGAAGGGAAACGCTGCTGTACGCTGTGGCTGTGAGGCGGTTATTTGATGCTTGTTGTGTTTCTCGTGTGTATCCCAGGTGCGGGCCGGAGAGTCGCTCATGAGGTTGGTGTCTGATCTGAAGCAATATCTAATCCTCAACGACTTCCCCTCTGTTAATGAGGGCATCAACCAACGCAACCAGCAGCTCCGCACCCTGCAGGACGAGTGTGACAAGAAACTTATCTCCCTGCGGGATGAGGTGGCCATAGACCTTTATGAACTTGAAGAGGAATATTACTCCTCCAGGTATAAGTAGGCTCTAAGCGGACTGAAGATCGGCCTGGAGGCTGTCCAGCAGTGCCtgacagtgaaggggttaatgtctatGCCATGTCCTggtcataaaatatatatatatatatatatatatatatatatatatatatataaaatattataaataatttttcacattttttattattttatgcagTTTTTTAGATGACTGTTTTCTGACAATATTTTTATATTCATTTGTTGAATTCCTTTACGTCATGAATGAGATCAGCCATTGGCATGGTTTGGTGCTGCATGAGGGCTGTTATCACCCTTTAGGTTCAGGGTCTGGGTTGCGCAGCTTCTGCAGGTGACTTTGATGTAGTTatctcttactgtgtgtgtgtgtatgtaaatatatatatggtaCATGTAAGAAAAATAAAGTGATGTGTGCGATAACACTTCATGGCTGTGTCCTGCCCTGCTGGtatacatgtcacctgtactgtgaAGGGTATGGTGCCCAGAATAATAGGTAGTGGGTAATCCCCCAGTGTGGTGGATAATCTCTGGTATACTGGGTAGTGGGTTATCCCTGTTGTgatgggtggtatataatccccagtATGATGGATGGTATGTAATccccggtgtagtgagttatccccagTATgacgggtggtatataatccccggtatgacgggtggtatataatccccagtATGATGGATGGTATGTAATAcccggtgtagtgagttatccccagTATgacgggtggtatataatccccggtatgacgggtggtatataatccccagtATGATGGATGGTATGTAATccccggtgtagtgagttatccccagtatggtgggtggtatataatccctggtgtagtgagttatccctggtatggtgggttgtatataatccctggtgtagtgagttatccctggtatggtgggtggtatataatccctggtatggtgggtggtatataatccctggtATGACGGGTGGTTTATAATCCCTGGTGTAGTGGGTTATCCCTGGTATgacgggtggtatataatccccagtATGATGGATGGTATGTAATccccggtgtagtgagttatccccagTATgacgggtggtatataatccccgatgtagtgagttatccctggtatggtgggtggtatataatccctggtatcacgggtggtatataatccctggtgtagtgagttatccccgatatggtgggtggtatataatccccggtgtagtgagttatccctggtatggtgggtggtatataatccccggtgtagtgagttatccctggtatggtgggtggtatataatccccggtgtagtgagttatccctggtatggtgggtggtatataatccccggtgtagtgagttatccctggtatggtgggtggtatataatccctggtacggtgggtggtatataatccctggtgtagtgagttatccccggTATgacgggtggtatataatccccggtgtagtgagttatccccgatatggtgggtggtatataatccccagtgtagtgagttatccccgatatggtgggtggtatataatccccggtgtagtgagttatccccgatatggtgggtggtatataatccccggtgtagtgagttatccctggtatggtgggtggtatataatccccggtgtagtgagttatccctggtatgttgggtggtatataatccccggtgtagtgagttatccctggtatgttgggtggtatataatccccggtgtagtgagttatccctggtatggtgggtggtatataatccctggtacggtgggtggtatataatccccagtgtagtgagttatccccgatatggtgggtggtatataatccccggtgtagtgagttatccccggtatggtgggtggtatataatccccggtgtagtgagttatccccggtatggtgggtggtatataatccccggtgtagtgagttatccccggtatggtgggtggtatataatccccggtgtagtgagttatccccgatatggtgggtggtatataatccctggtatggtgggtggtatataatccccgtgtagtgagttatccctggtatggtgggtggtatataatccccgtgtagtgagttatccccgatatggtgggtggtatataatccccggtgtagtgagttatccccggtatggtgggtggtatataatccccggtgtagtgagttatccccggtatggtgggtggtatataatccccggtgtagtgagttatccctgttacgacgggtggtatataatccccggtgtagtgagttatccccgatatggtgggtggtatataatccccggtgtagtgagttatccccggTATgacgggtggtatataatccccggtgtagtgagttatccccggtatggtgggtggtatataatccccggtgtagtgagttatccctggtacggtgggtggtatataatccccgtgtagtgagttatccccggTATgacgggtggtatataatccccggtgtagtgagttatccctggtatggtgggtggtatataatccccggtgtagtgagttatccccggtacggtgggtggtatataatccccagtgtagtgagttatccctggtatggtgggtggtatataatccctggtgtagtgagttatccccggtacggtgggtggtatataatccccagtgtagtgagttatccctggtatggtgggtggtatataatccccggtgtagtgagttatccctggtacggtgggtggtatataatccccagtgtagtgagttatccctggtacggtgggtggtatataatccctggtgtagtgagttatccctggtacggtgggtggtatataatccccgtgtagtgagttatccctggtacgatgggtggtatataatccccggtgtagtgagttatcccagtatggtgggtggtatataatccctggtgtagtgagttatccctggtacggtgggtggtatataatccctggtatcacgggtggtatataatccccggtgtagtgagttatccctggtacggtgggtggtatataatccccagtgtagtgagttatccctggtacggtgggtggtatataatccctggtgtagtgagttatccctggtatggtgggtggtatataatccccagtgtagtgagttatccctagtatggtgggtggtatataatccccagtgtagtgagttatccccggtacggtgggtggtatataatccccagtgtagtgagttatccctggtatggtgggtggtatataatccctggtatcacgggtggtatataatccccgatgtagtgagttatccctggtacggtgggtggtatataatccccagtgtagtgagttatccctggtacggtgggtggtatataatccccagtgtagtgagttatccctagtatggtgggtggtatataatccccggtgtagtgagttatccctggtacggtgggtggtatataatccccgtgtagtgagttatccccggtatggtgggtggtatataatccccggtgtagtgagttatccctggtatggtgggtggtatataatccccggtgtagtgagttatccccgatatggtgggtggtatataatccccggtgtagtgagttatccccggtatggtgggtggtatataatccccggcGTAGTGGGTTATCCCtggtatggtgggtggtatataatccccggtgtagtgagttatccctggtacagtgggtggtatataatccccggtgtagtgagttatccctggtacagtgggtggtatataatcaccggtgtagtgagttatcccggtatggtgggtggtatataatccctggtacggtgggtggtatataatccccgtgtagtgagttatccctggtatggtgggtggtatataatccccggtgtagtgagttatccctggtatggtgggtggtatataatccccggtgtagtgagttatccctggtatggtgggtggtatataatccccggtgtagtgagttatcccggtatggtgggtggtatataatccccgtgtagtgagttatccctggtatggtgggtggtatataatccctggtATGGTaagtggtatataatccccggtgtagtgagttatccctggtatggtgggtggtatataatccctggtacggtgggtggtatataatcccaggtgtagtgagttatccctggtatggtgggtggtatataatccctggtATGGTaagtggtatataatccccggtgtagtgagttatccctggtatggtgggtggtatataatccctggtATGGTAAGTGGTATATAATCCCAGGTGTAGTGAGTTATCTCCGGTATgacgggtggtatataatccccagtgtagtgagttatccctggtatggtgggtggtatataatccctggtacggtgggtggtatataatcccaggtgtagtgagttatccccggTATgacgggtggtatataatccccggtgtagtgagttatccctggtatggtgggtggtatataatccccagtgtagtgagttatccccgatatggtgggtggtatataatccccagtgtagtgagttatccctggtacggtgggtggtatataatccctggtacggtgggtggtatataatccccggtgtagtgagttatcccggtatggtgggtggtatataatccccgtgtagtgagttatccctggtatggtgggtggtatataatccccggtgtagtgagttatcccggtatggtgggtggtatataatccccgtgtagtgagttatccctggtatggtgggtggtatataatccctggtATGGTaagtggtatataatccccggtgtagtgagttatccctggtatggtgggtggtatataatcccaggTGTAGTGAGTTATCTCCGGTATgacgggtggtatataatccccggtgtagtgagttatccctggtatggtgggtggtatataatccctggtacggtgggtggtata
This genomic window contains:
- the MED22 gene encoding mediator of RNA polymerase II transcription subunit 22 isoform X5 — its product is MAQQRVLPQSKETLLQSYNKRLKDDIKSIMDNFTEIIKTARIEEEHQVSRSTQGEQDNYEMHVRSANIVRAGESLMRLVSDLKQYLILNDFPSVNEGINQRNQQLRTLQDECDKKLISLRDEVAIDLYELEEEYYSSRYK